The genome window TTCATAACAGTGAAATTTGGAAAtacattttgataaaattgtcTAGCACAGTGTACGTGTGTTCCTGGATAAGAACAGCCAAACGTTTCTCGACGTTTcaggcgtaatactatattctgTGGACCTATTTTACGAGGTTTAATAGGGCAAGGTTCTGTCACGTATTCAATCTTTGCCTCCTTTTCAGCCATCCCTTGCGAATATTACGAACATGTATCAGATTATTCATTTCACTTGATGTACACGTACGTGTAAACTGAACAACATAAAAGTGCCttctactttttttctttacagaGATAGATCAAACCCTATCGTCTTGGTTATGTTCCATATTTCATTTAAGTTCGTAAGGATGAAAATTTTAAGGTTGATTTTACGTTAAAAACGgaagataataatatcttatatttgtaatattattaatgttactaacatattttattcgaaatttaaataactgaTATGACTTTAAATCAACATGAGCTTTTTCCCATTCTTCTACGCAAAGCGATTTGCTATGTtagtttgaatatattttgcatttaaatccatctatttctttttgcaCCTATTCTCTTACTGTACAACTTGCGTAATCATATTCTgatttaataactttttaaagaTACCAACTTGTTCATTCTATCcgtttttattgttatatttataatgatcACTTCATTATTTTACAGCACTTTataagaattacttcattatTACAAAGATACTATACTCGTCTATGCATAGCGCATCGTATATATATCGCATACACGCATGCGCGTATGTGAATCACATACTGATTGACctatacatgtataaattgtataacttttattaataatatagacAATAGATCTTCTAACATTTAGGATCGTTCGTATAAAAGTAAGGAATGTAGATGAAAAttgttcaatattttaataataacctaatagaattttcaaattttgaatACTCCTTACTAAAAATATCTATACAACTcctatatatacatttaattgCGTGcagaatatttcttaaatatttctcacatatatatatatgtatatttatatatttatatttatatagtttatGTTATCTGTTAAATATCTGTAACAGttagattttttaaacaaaaaccactttatttattttcaagttTGTTTACAATCTTTTGCAATTAGATAATATTTAGCTATGTAAATTGAATACATTATCTTTTTCCCcgattacaatttttcatctttttccacttatcatatttaaaaacagaCAACATAAAGAACTAATGTACtcgttatatctttttattatatatactgtGAAAACAAATCAAATTTCATTGACCTATAAGAACAGCAAgactataatttattacatttatattacgtaatatggCAAATTGAAGAAgtgtttatatgtatattgataTTGCAGGCAGTTATTACCTGAATTGTATACTATAttgaaatctataaaattttaacatgATACATATCCGTATCTAAATGCTATTCACATTCTCTACTTTATTCATATATCTATGATACTTGTTTCAGCTGATTATCAGCTATGAATTACGAACGATCAAATTTGCATCTGTACCAAACCCGTATCAAATCaatgataaataaacaattcgTTTATTGCGCTAATAGTTAATGTAATACATTTATGTTCGATTTTATGATGAGAAGGgtaacataaattatatagGACAGTATATAACCGTATTTGAGAAAGAAAGTACAACTTCAAACAAATACACAAATATCATGATCCATTCTACTTTTCCATCTCTCATAACTTCCATTGTAATGTCTctgtaattttgtttcatGACCAATTCTTGCGTGTATTTCATGCACCAGCATAAATTGAATAGGATATTTGTTAATGATCAAAATAAACACTTAGTTTCAAGAAAAGAATGTGAATAAGAGATTATTAGTGGCTAATTTTTTTGACAATTCTTAAAACTCAAAGGAACACTCGTACATGTATGTTGCAATTAAACAGCATAAAAAATCAAGATCATATgaatggaaaaaaagaaaagaaaagagaagaaaagaaaagaaaagaaaagaaaagagagtatgccagaaagaaaattaatgcataaatttttcaattaaactgTACACAATTAAAACCACTAACGTttcttccattatttttatgtataacaCACTTCCTACGCTTAGATTATGTTACAGTGTTTTCTTCATTTCTCATTTTGTAAACATTATTGTAATCaccttaaatttattaaacatccaaattcaaacttttataaagaaaCATACACATTCTTCTTAAATTTCTTACTTATTTTTGCAAACTATGAAATTGTGTATATGCAGGCGCGcgcgtaaataaatatatacatatatatagcaaCAATGATTATTTCAACTATAAATACGCACGTCTTTGTTTGACCCTTAATCTTCATATCTCGTTATAATTCATGCAAAGCAACACATGCaagttgtaattttatattgcgTTATTTTTTCTTGATTCACATTACACTGTTGATTGAAGTATAAagcttgaaatttatattagtGTCGAGATACAATATTGATATATATGAGCATCGCTCGAGTGAACAGTGCCAggaaacaaatttgaaaaaagtggaaaataGACGCATGTCGTGTGTGTATATTTGCGTGTCCTGCTGGgtagagaaaatattaagaCAGGATAATCAATCTCAAATCTCACTCGATGAGTTACTACTGGAGTTATTACCACTCGAGGATGAAGGTGATGATGTTCTAGTATTATTTGATTCGTTGGTTGCCCTAGAAGTAAATAGACTTTTATACTTTCCACATAACGTGAatgttcaaatttttaaaatgtacaGTTTccacatatatttaaaaatatcaattgtcATGTTATGTTCATGTTATTGCTATGCCTAAGTAAAAAGATTTAATAGACTttatatagataaaatatctaaCATACCTGAAGAGAGCGACTAAGCTACGTCCTACGGTATCCTGATGTACTTCTGCTGAATTTTGACTTCCCAAGTGCTGTCTACAAATAGGGCAAGTACCATGCTAAatgcgaaaaaaagaaaagaaataggaaTATCATGAAAAGACATTTGTATCAtctcgaaataaaattgaactcTTCGAATTTTTGTTCAACTTACCAATTCTAACCATGGTACAATGCACGGTGTATGATATAGATGTAAACAAGGAAGTTGCTTAACTGGTTCAGAAAGTTTGAAGTCTTCCCAACAAACGGAACATTGAAGTTTACTATctgtatgtataatttataaaacataatttattgttaatgtttagattaattttttaaattatgagTTACagttacaatatacatatgtacacgtTTTACTCACCCACATGACATTGACTCACAGTTATAGTTGGTATTTCATCGATTTGTTTTCTTGGTAAGGGAGGTGGTCCAGTTCCATCAATTTGATTCAATAATTGCGTTACAATCGCGTCTAAGCCATCCTGACCCCAGACATAATCTCCAGGATTTCCCAAGAACAGTCTAATATTGAATCTACATTATTGTGCTTTATTTTAGTAATACCAAATATCAAACAAAGCAACAATGACTTTTATCCTGGGTGAACAAGCTTTTAAGTGCTTCtctttatgtttatttatacatgTTTGCTCATATGGTATAATGCAAGGAACAATGTAAGGCGCAATGCAAGTTAAATAAAAGTGATTTTTCATCTACCATTTATAATATCGCTCTTTAATTTATGATTCATGATGATCCTGAATtcatgtaataaattaaaaaaattttatattaataaatttaacgtattttgtattcacacacacacacacacacaaacacacacacatacgcgCGCGCGAAAGATAtagtgtgtgtgtatatatatatatatatgtaagataGATTTATTGAAACAATGTTCGACAGAAAATAAAAGTCAGCATTACTGtgaaataaatcataaaattatcTTCTTGCAAAAAGGATATAAGCcgttctaataattttttcgaACTTCCattgtcattttttatatttccattaataccgcttattaatatcttttccaTGTAACACATTCTCAACTTACTTTTATGTTTATTCAGTTATTTCCATCCTTTCTAACAGTGAGTACTACGTGGCATGTGATTATTTGTGTGGAATTGttcaaattttaatctatTATAAACATGTAAAATGAACGAACATACGCGCAACATACGCATATACACGCATAAATCAGCTTCATCTATTCATAcgctatttaaaaaatattatgtataaatataaagaaaagtgAAGATTACATACacaattatatattctatgtaatacttaaaaataagctattaactaaaatttggttctaatttcattgaaattctcATTAAACGCTTataattgtttttttcttaataaataccATGATATCCTGTTTTATACgccaaataaaaatattttacatgcaGATGAACTAAAATTGGAAGATTGCTTTTGAATTCACTCAggataatattctatataaataacatgcaaatctctctctctctctctccctctttctcttcctctcaagataattttacataaagtatgtggtttccttttttatattgtacaaGTTAAAAGATTTGATTTGCCTTGCAAATCTTCTGAACTTGAGCAATTATATGCATACATGCTTATATACATTAGgtaaataagaataaatgtataataaagattaatattatacatacacagGTAGTTGTGCAGCTTGTGCTACTCCTTCTGAGAGATTAAGTATAAAATCTTGTATGAAATTCTCTACAGACACAGGCATTACTTCCTGTCGTCCACGACTGCTGTTCAACATAAAAATAACCAATCATATCCATACATACCGTATATGtcggtaataaattaattacattcgttagatttcatttttatacaaataatttttgtcttCTAAAGAAACACAACTAGTATCAagtcaatttttaatttttgtcttTGATATACTTTACGCTTAcgttacattaaaataatcaaatatatcATTACCATAAAGATACATACATGGagctaattatttaattagaaattttaacgTGTAAACACTGTgagcttttaaaaaattagaagtgATATACCTATTAGAACGACGGGTATCTTGAATATTACGCGACCAATGAGCTCGTCTTCTACCAGCAGGACCATTATTTCTAACAGGTGTAGAACTAAACGGTGTTTCAAACTGATTGGAGAACTCCGTTTCATATTCCCCTCTTAAAGGAACATCTGCGTAACGTTCCCAAAGctacataataaatatttgatcaaAACAATAACGAAATGCATCAAAATATAATGAAGTTAcaaaactaaaatattatgaTTTAAAAACAATGGTCATTTCATCTATAATGCATCtacaacgttatttactattatgaACTGAGAAACGATATTTACATCATCCGTATCGTTATTAATATGCATTCCAGATCCACTGTCACTGCTATCGCTTTCTAATTCCTCTATGAAACCACTCGAACATCTTGGACATGTGTAATCCTAGAAAACAGATTAAACATTGTATCAAGTCATTACAACAAAAGCctgttttgtaaaataatttgaataaatataattacacaGGAAATAACTTAAATCTTTCTAAGCTTCTTCTCGTGTATCTGTCAAAAAGACACCTACAGATTTAATACTTAAAGATCAATAGATAAAGTATCGATAACTTTTGTGTTTATTTGTTTAGATTAGATATTAGTTAcaattaatgtattttattgtaCAATGTTCAATAATAAAGCAATAATATATTACCTAAAGAAATCAATGATCAATATTAAGTATACATATTAAGAAAAGTATCTAGAAAATAAGTATAAGAGAGAGACGAGGTATATATAGAATcgttttaaatacatattcttCGATCTAATTGAGTTTTACGTTAAAATAACATTATCATTTATAATACTCGAGCGTTAACTGATTTTAATATAGATAGATAATGGTGaaagtaaaaatgtaaaaggtAATGAGAGAATAGTAATTTGTGCGATTAATTGTACTTGAAAAGACGATAGTTCAGTGCGATTTTCTATATTGGACAAAAAAGAAGGTAGAAGGAAAAGAACTTATACGCGTGATATCAAAGGACAACTCGGAACAAAAAATTGGAGGTTTTACATATAGTGTCATGTTTAATAGTATAGTTATTAATGTGAAAAGAACGATAAATATACTTACAGGTAATAAACGTTCAATTTCGATACTGCATTTGTGACAAAAAAATCGGGACATTGCCCCGTCTACAACGGCTTCCGCCATCTTTTACGTGTCCTCTTTGCTCCTCTTGCCTATTTCTGACTATCGTGATGAATCGTAACCCGTCACAATTCTTGATGTACGTTGATTACGTTTTAAGCGAATGCCGAAACAGAACTGGAAAACTACTGATTTTAAATGATACCTCTACGTATCACGAGATggcgtttaattaaattagtcGATTTGCGCATCAATCTATCATTATTTCGTTCGATTACAATTCTTTAGTTTTAGTTTTCTTTagttttgatatattttgttGTTCCCTAACTTTCATTCAAATTGtaatcttttttcttaattatcaGTTATAAGTACAATACCATTGTgtcttttatttccatttgtaaAATATCCGTGAAGACATTTTCTGAATAAAAAAACTAGATTGtcttcaaatataaatatgtatataatatatatacataatattttcgtTCGTATACAGCAAGTAAGATGAGATCCTTTTACTTTTTATGGTAAAAGTATGCACCATACGtgcataattaattacattatcaATCGTTAAATGTGTATATGTTTAGTGCATACATTTCAAATGGCTCGtgcatttcaaatattatacaaatgtatCTCGACAGAGAAGTATAAGGTTAGGTATGCCGCGCACGTACGCACGGTTGTTTCATGTGTATTTATGTATACTTGATCATTTATTTAGCTACTCATTTTTATTCAGAGATCGCACGATgaaaaacattattaattaaaagtatactGCAATAACAAATAGTTTTTGGCAAAATATGATCGATATGTACGACTTCTGATACTCTATCGTATTTAGctatcaaattattatatgcaattaaatatacatttatggaTGTGTGTGAGCGCGCGTGCGCGCGTCATTTTTTGGTATAGTGTACTCGCGTATAGTTGCATTATTTTCGAGTAGACCGTGCACGAATATCTTTGACTATGTTTCCTCTTCACCACATATTTGATCATGCTCAAATTTGTGAAGgtctttatataaatatttacgcaactataagaaatttaaaaagctaAAGTGCGTTACATCGATTGCGGAAATTTCGTATTAagttatgtaacgttatacatgaaactgtattaaaaatctttatcgaaatttcttggaaatttttcattgacATATTTTAAGGAAATACCTACACATACATATGAGTGAACAAATAAGtggatatattaattaaagattaattaaaGTCAGTGCAGACTGAATAGTTAATAACAAATAGATTATGTAAAGTACTGATTTATTACAATCAAACGATAGTCTACTGACACAAATGTTCTAATACAActtatatcaatttataatgCTTCACTTACACAAGTAAGCGCGTTAAAGATTTCATTCTAAACCTACtcagataaatatattacaatattttcgaTCACTAGAcgaacaattaaataatttaaatttttgtaccGTTTGAACTACAAGAGTCTTGAAcgttttttcttcaaattcatTTTAAGTACCCGCTTGTACCCTTTCTCGTCGAACGACTGTATATATGTAGAAAgagatttattatataatgaacacatttctttcaaaaatGCGATACAGTCAAGTTTAATGAACACACGAAATACGTCGATTATCATAAGAAGAGATTTCGATTTTCACAGAGTCTGCTTATAGTTGGAAATACGTACATGTAGTAATCGCATATGGTTATAGTTTCACTGGTTTTATGTATCATATGCTTCGATTCCCtttaaacgtaattttattcgtgaaaTTGGTTTTAGAACTGCTTCCTATTACTACGATCTCTcagttatacatatacatatgtatgtacttatGTTTCCATCATGCCTAATATTTGCCTATATGAATTTTACACTTATACCGAAATTAATAACTCCTTTTTCTTGAAAAAGAAGACGAAAAGGATAAAGAAACGTTCGGTACATTCTTCTTCAAATTATATCAAATGATCGATATGAAACATTACATTTCACGTAATCATGTTattctctaccttcttttcctttttttcctctgTCTCGGTATGTAGTTATAACTGTAacttaataaaaagataattcgTAACTTGGTATATGCAGGTATATGCAATACGTAAtaattcgatatatatatatataaacgtcATTGTCGTTTTCCTGTGACTTTTCAATAACTTTGATTCTATCTAttgatattacatatataattccaTATTTACGAAAAATGATTACAACGGgaagtataatttataatacttaacaattcaataataattattatagattttaataattataaacgcATTATCAATTTCACAAACgaaatgtatgtatacatatgtattttatacatttcctCGTGTGGATATCTATAGGGAGTCCAATATTTCGTttcatatacttatatatgtattttaattgaaacaaataGATATTATTCGGAAGAAGATTGTCATCAAAACTTGAATCACgattttatatcgaataatataagtttcgaatgaaaatcaaatgtaaaaacatttaaaagattaatcagaatttcgaatttaaaaaacgagagaacattgcagtttataatattttagtataGAGTATTTTAGTATTATACAAATGATAAAAACCGCAGGAATATCtataactaatattaaaatagacttaaaataattatcatcGAATCAAAGATATTCTAAATAACTTAGACTTGTTGCATATTGTACCTCGCCGATATATACGTACCTACATATGTAagcatgtacatacatacatacatacatacatacatatgtattgtAGAATATAGCTCAACGCAGAATCATTGTATGTATAATTGTAAAGCTACGGTATTTACCATAGTTTGAAATTCTTGGCATTATGATAGATGGAATAAAagattatgttataaaaatgtttccttccttttcttttctgtcaTGGTTACCAATGTTTTCTTagctatttttcatatattccaCCATCTCTTTCATATCCTGAGTTTTACTCAAAATGTTCATGCACGTTAACGTTACTTgcaaaaaaacaaaacaacgAACACTCTAAACAGATCTATCTCTTCTCCTATCatatattaatagaattaaCCGAATTGGAAGTTTACGTTGGAAATAAGCATTACGAATGTCATAAATTAACTAttacagaaataatttttattttgtcgaTGTTTATCTTATACATAGAATTCACTCAAATTACGAAATTCGTAACGAAGAAATCGCAGATTCATTAAGGGATATAAGCAGCTTAAATATCTTTACTAGGGCTGAACACATTAAATGGTAACCAACAAGAGAAATGGTGGCATTGTTCTATCAGAcgaatgtaattataataaaaaattgcctcaataatttatttggtTTATTCAGGTGTTAAatgctatatgtatatagctataacttaaataaattttgttttgctaATATTATGCACAGTTTTCACCTCCTACGTAcacatcaaatttttattaattaataaactagTGACGTAGTACTTTTAATCATTCATAGCTGTTAACATAGCTGTCCTGCTCTGCTCATTAGTCGTAAATGATTgccaaataattaatttactaatttattaattaaggtCTTGGAAagaatcaaaatatttaatcctttTTGATACATTATAGCGTTCCAACAATAGTTTATGCGCTGTATCATAATAGACTGTACACTTAGTTTCTAATTACgagtaatgaaaatataatggcGACACAACACAAATTATACCAAAATTCACTAAAAAACATATGGCGCTTTgttatttcaaagaaataattttatgaaatgttaATATCACTTCCTgcgtatattataaaaattatacaatttggCACAGAGTTTACATATTACGCTGcattacataaaataacattGGTATCTTACGagtaattttaaaagtaatttttgaGGCAATGTTTTGTCGCTATTACGTTCGTCCGCCCGAACTTATCCAATATTCTCTCAATTAATCACACACCTCCTATTTACATCCTTGTCCGCAGCAGAACTGCAAAACGTACTCTCTGTGCATGTTTCATTAACGTAAAGTGGTAAATGTAtgcaaaaatttcattatcaaaGGAAATTAGTAACAgcaattgttaattaatttttgcaaCTTATTACCTTTACActttatatatacttttgaatatataaacaataattggataattaatattatacttttgcatgaaataacaaatatttgtgaaaataatcacaactaataaataattgtatttttcctACAATTGATTGACTAACTGATTGATCAAAGTGTTTcacaaatataacaaaattataaaataaaacataaaggTACAACGgattaaaattacaatgaGATTAATAATGtcataatgataataaaatacttattAATCTTTGTTAACATATTATCAATAATTAGTCATCCTAGACCTTActaatttatagaatatttgtaataatataaaaaaatgtcttACATTAGGAAAGGAATTTTAGTGAAATATATATGATCAGTGAAATACATCTCCGACTTgattcaaatagaaatatttgtatatcatTAAATATGATCAGTCTGATTCTTAAATTCTATCCGTaaactaaaatatattataattactaaatattGCATGCTTTAGGGGACcatttcatattttgtttcaTACATTAAAAATCATTAATCACCGATCAGAGACAATGAATATTTCACTCATGTGTAGATCGTATAAAGTATGTTGTTACAAATAATCCCcaataagaaaaatctttcttcTCACTTTACATAGAGTATAATTGTATAGacttaaaaatgtttatcctTATACCAAAATGTTAAACTTAGTCGTTAGAAATTTTCACCATATCTTATGTGAGTCGATTGTTTGAATGTAAAATTTGGGTAACAACAATCATACTTTCCATTAAAAatcacgagagaaaaaaaagaaaaggatcaTAAAAAGAACGTTTTACATACGAATTTTTAAGACATTTTCCCGAGTGtcaatttaaaagatttaagACGAATATTATATCTTGTATGCGCGTAACACACAAATGTACGAACGCTCGCATACATAACActgaaatataatagaatagaGTCAACATTCACACGAAAAGTGGAAGAAGCATAACATATATGTACCAAGGCTGATTTAGACTATTTGAACCAATAGATCTGTTTCAAGCATATGTATATGCAAATCGTAAaacaatttctattatttaacatatttgTACACTTATGTTTCATGCTAAATGAACggtaaaaattaacaaatgtGTTGAGAAGTTAActaaaatgaatatatttatgtaatttttatataacttggAGGTTGTACTCAATATTGATATGTATTCTTAAAAGACttcaaaacatatatatacatatacatatacatatatatatatgtatgtatatatacacacacacacttgTGCACTGCACATTATCTAATAGATTTACTTttgtccattttcgtcaaaatacCAGAGtatggaaagaaaatttatatgaaaatattttcaattaagcTAGAATATTGTgtttaaatatcataattaaataaagGCTTCTACATTAAGATTTTCATAAAAACTTATTCTAATAATGAGATGtagaaattaagaataatataaataatgatacaACAGTGTAGTAATAATATTCGAATAAGTTATCAAATTGTCATTGACTTACCTGCAACCTTCATATCCTATTTTATACTCACTTTTCTCTCACATTATTGAATAATTAGtattgaaattattgtaaataggTATCGAAATTAACAATtggtaaacaaataaaaaaagtgtATATGTAACAATGAGTATAATATGAACTAATctgttctttatattttattgcgttatccattttttcgaaatatatatatatatatcatactGTTCATGACAAAACAATAAAAGAGTTCTGTaataaaaacgataaaaattcaattttcttcaattCTGTTGATGAATCTTTAACAAATGATATGCATGGAACATAGTTAAAAATACTTTAGGTAGTTACGTCCTTAAACATATTGGAGTTGTAAGTTGCTatgcaataaatatattatctaaACTTTGCTCTCAAAGTTTAATAACATGTAAAGAAAAACCGTGAGAGCAAAAGCGTGACTCGTATTTTCCATAGGTCATACATAGTTTTAAGTATGCGTGTGAATAGTTTATATACAGTGAACAAGATAGAAAAAGTTTCACCGTAACTCTGAAATTTGGcaatgtaatactatttaccgacaatataacgttgtctgcaacgcaataaaatatgaacATTGTTCGTCTTCCttaatattgaattttgatcAATGGTAGTGtaatataaatcattttaatagTTATACGATGCACAGGAAACACATAACTGCAATCAATTTTCATCCGAGGATTCTGTGGAACTTTGAGGCATTGGGTTGAACCAATTTTCACGAATGCCAGTGCTCCTAGATACAAAGAAACATCGACAAAAGTCAATCAATCAATCAATAGCACAAATGTAAACTTATAAAATGTTACATTCATATTGTTTCGTTTActaatttttcgaaaaatatataattcaaattgaaCAAATAGTAGCAGAAAGAAGATATTAATTAGACATGGAGACCGGAGACGGAATTAATAGACAgcaaaaaagaataaataaaagatgcaCGCACAATCTTGTATAATActatgataaattattaaatcttttttcGTACAACATGTTATCAAAACTATTAGTTGTAGTGGTTCGATAATCcttaaacgttataaagtgattTAATGTTAAGTTAAGtaaaaacgaataataattcCTTTTTCTATAATTACCTTGTTCGTTGACGGGTACTTATAGGCAGTGTAAGTGAAGTTCTATAATACTGAGGAG of Bombus fervidus isolate BK054 chromosome 1, iyBomFerv1, whole genome shotgun sequence contains these proteins:
- the Iru gene encoding E3 ubiquitin-protein ligase Iruka isoform X1 → MAEAVVDGAMSRFFCHKCSIEIERLLPDYTCPRCSSGFIEELESDSSDSGSGMHINNDTDDLWERYADVPLRGEYETEFSNQFETPFSSTPVRNNGPAGRRRAHWSRNIQDTRRSNSSRGRQEVMPVSVENFIQDFILNLSEGVAQAAQLPVFNIRLFLGNPGDYVWGQDGLDAIVTQLLNQIDGTGPPPLPRKQIDEIPTITVSQCHVDSKLQCSVCWEDFKLSEPVKQLPCLHLYHTPCIVPWLELHGTCPICRQHLGSQNSAEVHQDTVGRSLVALFRATNESNNTRTSSPSSSSGNNSSSNSSSEI
- the Iru gene encoding E3 ubiquitin-protein ligase Iruka isoform X2, with protein sequence MAEAVVDGAMSRFFCHKCSIEIERLLPDYTCPRCSSGFIEELESDSSDSGSGMHINNDTDDLWERYADVPLRGEYETEFSNQFETPFSSTPVRNNGPAGRRRAHWSRNIQDTRRSNSRGRQEVMPVSVENFIQDFILNLSEGVAQAAQLPVFNIRLFLGNPGDYVWGQDGLDAIVTQLLNQIDGTGPPPLPRKQIDEIPTITVSQCHVDSKLQCSVCWEDFKLSEPVKQLPCLHLYHTPCIVPWLELHGTCPICRQHLGSQNSAEVHQDTVGRSLVALFRATNESNNTRTSSPSSSSGNNSSSNSSSEI
- the Iru gene encoding E3 ubiquitin-protein ligase Iruka isoform X3, with protein sequence MAEAVVDGAMSRFFCHKCSIEIERLLPDYTCPRCSSGFIEELESDSSDSGSGMHINNDTDDLWERYADVPLRGEYETEFSNQFETPFSSTPVRNNGPAGRRRAHWSRNIQDTRRSNSSRGRQEVMPVSVENFIQDFILNLSEGVAQAAQLPVLFLGNPGDYVWGQDGLDAIVTQLLNQIDGTGPPPLPRKQIDEIPTITVSQCHVDSKLQCSVCWEDFKLSEPVKQLPCLHLYHTPCIVPWLELHGTCPICRQHLGSQNSAEVHQDTVGRSLVALFRATNESNNTRTSSPSSSSGNNSSSNSSSEI
- the Iru gene encoding E3 ubiquitin-protein ligase Iruka isoform X4 — protein: MAEAVVDGAMSRFFCHKCSIEIERLLPDYTCPRCSSGFIEELESDSSDSGSGMHINNDTDDLWERYADVPLRGEYETEFSNQFETPFSSTPVRNNGPAGRRRAHWSRNIQDTRRSNSRGRQEVMPVSVENFIQDFILNLSEGVAQAAQLPVLFLGNPGDYVWGQDGLDAIVTQLLNQIDGTGPPPLPRKQIDEIPTITVSQCHVDSKLQCSVCWEDFKLSEPVKQLPCLHLYHTPCIVPWLELHGTCPICRQHLGSQNSAEVHQDTVGRSLVALFRATNESNNTRTSSPSSSSGNNSSSNSSSEI